The window TGGCCCGCACCGACGCGTCGCGTACGGCCAGGTGGACGGTGGGTACGCCACGTGCACACGCGATGTCGGCGAGTTCCCGGCCGTCCTGACCGTCGGTGAGGTCGAGCAGCGTGAATCGGGGGCCCAGTAGGTCGTACAACTGCCGCCCGTCGTTCGTCCGCAAGGCGGGCAACCGGCTGCCCGGCCGCACCCCGGGCAACGGATCGCCCGCCTCCCGCCAGACCACCTCGGAGGTGCGGAAACCACTGCCTGGGAGGGTGCCGGACGGGTCCATCTGCGGTGGTTCGGTGCGCAGCACCCCGGCCAGATGATCGGCGGAGGCGCCGGCCGCCGCCAACCGCCGGAACCGCTGCCGCGCCGACAGCGACCGGGACAGCGACTCCCGGGCCAGGACCGCCCGCTGCCGACGTTCCGTCTCGTAGCTGCCCAGCAGACCGGGGCCGGCCCACCCACCGATCGTGGCCGCGAGTTTCCACCCCAGGTCGACGGCGTCACCCAGACAGGTGTCCACCGTATGGCCCGGCGGGTGGAACGGGTGCGCCGACTGCCCGGCCAGATAGACGGCGTCCCGCCGGTAGGTGCCCACGATGCCGAGCGTCTCCTGCCACTGGGTGACCCCGAGGATCTGCTCCGCGTCGAGCCGCACACCGAGCCGCCGGTGCAGCAGGGCGGCCGGGTCGGTGACCGCGCTGTCGCCCTGGTCCAGGGGCAGCTGCCCGATCCACACGTCGGAGCCGGACTGCCGGCTCAACGTCACCCCGGACGCGATGACCGTGGACTGTCCGGCGAACGGGTCACCGAGCTGTCCGGTCCGGAAGTGGATCGTGCAGTGGTACGCCGGGGCGGTCGCCGTGTCCAGGGGGACCCCGAGACACCGACGTACGGTGCTCTGCGCCCCGTCGCATCCGACCAGATACCCGGTCTCGATCGCGTGCCGGCTGCGGCTGCCGCCGTCGAGCACGGTCGCGACCGTCCGGTCCGGTCCGGCCCGCAGGTCGGTGAAGGTCCACCCCTCCCGCAGGTCGATCAGCGGATGCTCGCGGACCGCCCCGCGCAGCCCGGTGGTCAGGCCGGTGCCGGTCACCAGCGTGTACGGCTCGACCGGGGTGCTGCCGTCGGCGGTGTCCGCGTACCGGCGCCGCAGTTCGCCGGGCGACGGCGTCTCGGTGACCAGCACCGGCGGCTCGTCGATCGACCGGCTCCAGACGACCGCGGCCCGGCTGTCCGGGTCGGTGCCGTGCTCGCGGATCCGCTCGGCCAGCCCGAGCCGGCGCAGCAACTCCATGCTGCGTCCGCTGACCAGGTTGAGCTCGGGCTGCCGGGGTATTCGGGCGGCCCGCTCCACCACCATGCTCGGTATTCCGTGATGGGCCAACTCCAGGGCCAGCACACAACCGGTCAGACCGGCACCGACCACCAGCACGGCGATACGTGGATCAGGCATGCGCATTCGGCTCCAGCGTCAGGGCAGGGTGCGGGTCACCCACCGTCATGCTGGTCCGGCCGGGCCGCCGCCGGTATCACGTGTCCCCGGGAAAACGGGCGCGTTCCTCGGCGACGAGTTTGGCCAGTTCCACCCGGCTGCGGATGTCCTGTTTCTTGAAGATCTTCCGCAGGTGGGTGTCCACCGTGTGCGGTGACTTCCACAGCCGGTCGGCCACCTGGGTGTTGGTCATCCCGTCGGCCACCAGCAGCGCCACCTCGCGTTCCACCCTGGTCAGCAGCGGCAGGATCGGCGTCCGGGCGATCCCGGACCCGGCCGCGGCGCCGAAGCCGGCGTCCAGCCGTGCCCGGATGCTGTACGCGCCGAACTCGGCGGACAGCTCCATCGCCTCCTCGTAGTGCTCGTCGCGCCTGCGGGTCAGCACGGCCAGATCGGCCAGCGCGGACGCCAGCGCCAGGGACCGGCCCGCCGCACGGAACCGGGTCACCGCGACGGCCAGCCGCTGCGGGTCCTGATCGAGCAGACCGGCGGCGTGGGCGGCCGATCCGGCCGCCGCCCGCGAATCGGGGTTGGCCACGGCCAGCCGGGCGGCCGAGTCGACCACGATCGCGGCCCGGTCCCGGCGGCCCGCGGCCAGCGCCATCCGGACCAGGGCGCCGGCCGCGGTCGGCCGCTGCACGATCAGGGTGGGGCGGTCCCGGAGCGTGTCGTAGATCGGGGCGGCCGCACTCACCGCCGCCGGGGCCGAACCCTCGGCCACGAACAGCATCGCCCGCGGCCACTCGACGTCCTCCGGTGGCGCGGTGATCCCGGAGGCGATCAGCCCGGCCACCCGCTCGATGTGGGCGCGCGCCTGCCCCAGGTCACGGCGCAGCACGGCGAGCCGGATGAGCGTGCCGAGCAGCGGCACGATCAGCTGGTGGGCGGTCTCCTGCTCGGCCACGGTCACCCCGGCGTCGGCCTCGGCGGCCGCGTCGTCGAGCCGGCCGCGGGCGGTCAGCAGCGCGGACAGGTAGTAGTGCAGCAGCGGCTGGGCCCAGCGGGTGCCGAGACGTTCGGCCTCCCGGCGGGCCGCACCCAGTTCCCGCTGTGCCTCGTCGAAACGGTCCAGCGAGGTCAGCGCGTTGGCGAGCCAGATCCGGGGATGCCGGTGCCGGGCCGTCCCGCCCGCCCGGTCGGCCAGTTCGGTGGCCGCGCTCGCGTGGTCGAGGGAGTCGCCGAGCCGCCCCTGGGCCTGCGCGACGAGGCTGCGCGCGGTCAGGCCGAAGACCGCCGCACCCGGCTCGTGCTCGCGCCCGATCGCGTCGGCGGCCGCTCCGGCCCGGTCCGCGGTGGTGAAGTCGTCGAGGTAGAACGTGGCGTGCGCGTGGATCGCGTGCAGCCGGGCCCGAGTCGGTGGGGAGGCCGCCGGACCGGCCAGCCCGTCCTCGGCGTACTCGGCGGCGCGGGCGTTGTGCCCGGCGTGCTTGCACGCCTCGGCCAGCCCGAGGTGCAGATAGGCCCGGGTCGGCGGGTCGAGACCGGCCCGTAGCGCGGCCTCACCGAGCTCCTGGGCGCGGGCCACCTTGGCGGCCGAGGCCAGCAGCCGTACGGTCGCCGCGACCATCTCCGGCCGTTCCGGGTCGTGCCGGCCCATCGCGTCCAGCGCCAGCTGCATCAGCTCGGCGGCGTCGGCCGGCGAGTCGGGGGCGACCCGGGCCGCGGTGTCGCGTAGCAGCTCGACCGCCTCGCGGGTGCCGGCCGGGCCACTACGCAGCAGGTGCGCGGCGATCTCGGCGGTCGGCCGGCCCGACTCGACGGCCATCGCGGCGGCCTCCCGGTGCAGCTGGCGGGCCTTCATCGCGCCAAGGCCGCTCTGCACGGCCAGGCGCACCTGGTCGTGTCGGAAGGTCAGGCCGTCCTGATCCTCGACCAGCATCCCGGCCTCGGTGACCTCGTCGACCAGGTCGAACAGCCCGGTCGGTCGCCGGTCCGTCAGCCGGCCCGCCGCCTCCAGGTCGAACGGGCGGCCCAGCACCGACGTGGCCCGCAGCAGCCATCGGGCGTCCGTGGAGAGGCGTTCCAGCCGGCCATTGATTATCGACACGAAACTGCCGGGCAGGTCCTCGCCGGTCACCGTGGCGATGCCGTCGGCGACCACGAGCTGGCCGGAGTCACGCAGGGCGGAGAGCAGTTCCTCGATCAGCAGCGGGTTGCCGCCGCAGCCGGGGACAAGCGCTTCGACGGTCTTGTCGACGCTCGCCCCGATCACCGACTCGCACAGTTCCTTCGTCTCGGTCTCGCCGAAGACGCCGAGCGTGATCGGCGAGCCGAACCGGGCCAGCCAGTTGAGGGTCTCGGTGCCGGGGGTGCCGTCCTCACCGGGCCGGCCGGCGAGCAGCCAGCGGACCGGTGAGGAGGCCAGGGCGGGGACCAGTTCGCGTACGGCCAACGCGCTCAACTCGTCCAGCCACTGCGCGTCGTCGAGCACGATCAGCAGCGGGTTGTCGGCCGCGTACCGTTCCAGCGAGGTGCGCAGCCGGTGGATGCGGGCGTGGTTGCCGGAGTCCGCCTCGGCCGGGCCCGCCAGCCAGGCGAACTCCCCGGTCGGCGGGCTGCACTGCAGCAGCGCCCCGGCCAGCGAGACCAGTGGGGCGGCGAGGTCGTGGCGGAACGCCTCGCGGGCGGCCACCGCGATGTCCCGGCCGTCGGCGTAGTCACCGGCGGCGCGCAGGATCCGCGACTTGCCGATGCCCGGTGGGCCGAGTATCACGTGGCAGCCGCCGATGCCGGCCCTGGTCTCGTCCAGGGCCTCGCGGATGATCGCCAGCTCGCGGGCACGCCCGATGATGTGGTCAGTCACGTACGCGACCCGTCTCCCTCACAAGATCGCTATTACCTCGAAAGTCCCCGTCCGCCGGAATTTAGTGGGCGCCGGCGGCTCACCCGACCGGCCGATACGGCATGGTTTCTGTCCGTCTGACCAATCAGCATCGGTCGTGTCGCTGCGCACCTTGCCGGATGAGACCTTTCGAAGCCAATCGATCAATGGTTGACACCCGATCGAGTGACCGTCACCGGCCGAGTCCACAAAGGCCGGTCGCCGGACCCGACCGGATCGTCGAGCGCCGACCACTCATCCCACCGCCCGGCGGGCGCGAAGGGAAACTACCCATCTCGATGGGCCCGACCGGTCGGCACCGCACTGACCTGTGGCTTCGATGCCGTCACGAGGCCACCTACCCATTCGAGCAGTGGGCCGCCGCCGCCCGGATGCATAGCGTCCGGAAGCGGGTCGGACATCAGTCGCGACGGAGATCAGAGGTGAGCGATGACGGTCGTCGACTTCCACGCCCGGCTCGTCCCCGGTGCCACCGAGCCGGAGAACCTGCTGGCCGTGATGGATGCGGCCGGCATCGACCGGGCCGCGATCAGCGCCGGCGGGCTGATCCCCCTCGACCGGCTCGCCGCACAGATCGACGAGGGCGGCCGGGCCGAGGCCGCGGCGGACAACGAGGGGGTACGGCGGGCCGCCCGACGATCCGGCGGGCGACTGCTGCCGTTCTTCTTCGCCGACCCGGTGAACGACCTGTCCACGTACCGCAGCGAGGCCGTTGATTTCAAAGGTCTGGAGATCTCCCCGGCGGTGCACGGCGGACGTCTCGACGACCCGAGCGTGCACGACCTGGTCGCCGTGGCCGAGACGGCCGGGCATCCGGTCTACCTGGTGACGGTGGCCCGACCCGGCGCCGGACCCCGTGATCTGGCCCGGCTGGCCGGACGGTTCCCGCGGGTCACGTTCGTCTGGGGGCACTGCGGGCACCACGGGCTCGGCCTGGCCGGGCTGGACGTGCTCGCCGGCTGCCCCAACGTGCTGGCCGAGATCTCCGGCTGCCTGACCGTCACCGCACGTCGGGCGGTCACCCGGCTCGGGGTGGGCCGGGTGCTGTTCGGCACCGAATATCCGCTCCAGGCACCGGCCGTGGAGCTCTGCAAGGTCGACGCGCTCGGGCTCGATCCGGCCGGACGTTCGGCGGTCCTCGGCGGGAACGCGCGCCGCGTGCTGGGAGAGGAGATCCGATGAACACTCTGGACGTCACCTGGGCCGATCGCGCCGGGCTGGCCCGACTGCAACAGGACCGGCTCGCGACCGCCCTGGCCGCGGCGAAACGTTCGCCGTTCTACGCCGGGCGGGGTGTGCCGGGCAGCCGGGCCGAGTTGGCCGACTATCCACTCACCACCAAGGCCGACCTGCGTGCCGGATACCCGTTCGGGCTGCTCGCGGTGGACCGGGCCGAACTGGCCACCTACCACGAGTCGAGCGGCAGCAGCGGGGTGCCGACATCGTCGTACTACACGCCCGAGGACTGGCGGGACCTGACCGAACGGTACGCCCGCAAGCACGTCGGGATCCGCCCGGACGACATGTTCCTGGTCCGCACCCCGTACGCGCTGATGATCACCGGCCATCTGGCGCACGCCGCCGCACGGTACCGGGGCGCCACCGTGGTGCCCGCCGACAATCGGTCGCTGGCCATGCCGTACGCCAAGGTGGTCCGTCTCCTGCACGACCTCGAGGTGACGCTGACCTGGTCGCTGGCCACCGACACGCTGCTCTGGGCGGCCGCCGCCCGGCTGGCCGGGCGCGCCCCGGACCGGGACTTCCCGGCGTTGCGTGCGCTGTTCGTCGGCGGTGACCCGCTCGGCCCGGCCAAGAAGAAGCGGATCGCCGAGATTTGGAACGCGCCCGTCGTCGAGGAGTACGGCGCCACCGAGACCGGCAGCCTGGCCGGTGAGTGCCCGTCCGGCCGGCTGCACCTGTGGGCCGACCGGGCGCTGTTCGAGGTGTACGACCCGGACACCGGCCGATGCTCGCCGACCGGCCGCGGCCAGTTGGTCGTCACGCCGTTCCAGCGGGAGGCGATGCCGCTGCTGCGCTACAACCTGGAGGACAGCGTGGAGGTGTCCGATCCGGACTGTGGCTGCGGTTGGGGGCTGCCGGTGGTGCGGGTGCTGGGCCGCAGCGCCTGGACGGTCCGCGACGGCGCCGCCGAGCTGACCCAGGGTGACGTCGAGGACCTGGTGTTCGGGCTGCCCGCCGAGTACGGCGTGATGTTCTGGCGGGCCCGCGCCGAGACGGACGGCCTGCGCATCCAGATCGAGGTCGCCGCCGCCCACCGGGCCGCCGCCGTTCGCGAACTCGGTGACGCCGTCGACCGCGCGTACGGCCTGCCGGCCCGGATCGAGTCGCTGCCACCCGGCGGCCTGGTCCCGGAGCGGCTGCTCACCACCGAACCGGAGGTGGTCAAACCCCGTGGGCTGTTCCACGCCGGGGAGGACTGGAACAAGGCCCTGGAGTACTACTGATGGCCACCCGGATCGTCGTGGTCGGCGCCGGGATCGGTGGCCTGGCCGTGGCCGCCGCCCTCGGCCGGCGCGGGATGCGCTGCCTGCTGCTGGAACGCGGGCCGGCCCCGGCACTGGCCGGCGGCGGCATCCAGATCGCCCCGAACGGCGCCGCGGTGCTGCACCGGCTCGGCCTGGCCGACGAACTCGCGGCGGCGGTCCGGCCGGCCGTGCGGGAACTGCGCCGGTGGCGTGACGACACCCCGATCGGTGCGGTCCCCCTCGGCGCCGACGCGCAACGGCGATACGGCAGCCCCTACTACGCGCTGCGGCGGTCCGAGCTGTGCCTGATGCTGCTCGGCGCCGCGAACCGGCACGCCGAGGTGCGCCTGAACGCACCCTGCACGGCCGTCGAGGATCTCGGTGACCGGGCCGCCGTGGTACTGGCCGACGGCTCCCGACTCACCGCCGACCTGGTGATCGGCGCCGACGGTCTGCGCTCGGTGGTCCGCCGGACGGTCGTCGCCGATCCGCTGCGGTACAGCGGCTACACCGTCTACCGCGGCCTGGCCCCGGCCCGGCGGCTGCCCCGGCACGGCGACCGGGTGATCGTGCGGCTCGGCCCGGGACGGCACTGCGTGAGCTATCCGGTCGACGGCGGCCACACCATCAACGTGGTCGCCGCGGTGGCCGCCGCCACCCCGGTCCGGGCCGCCCGGGAGGTGCCGGCGGCCGAGGTGCTGGGTCAGTTCGCCGGATGGCATCCGGCCGTCCGGGCGCTGCTGGCCGCCGCGCACCACTTCGATCGGCACGGTCTCTACGACAGGTCGCGGCCGGCCTGGCGGCGCGGGCGGGTGGTGCTGCTCGGCGACGCCGCGCATCCGCTGCTGCCGTTCCTGGCTCAGGGCGCGTGCCAGGCCCTGGAGGACGCGGTGGCGTTGGCCGAGAACGGTCTCATCGGATACGAGGAGGCGCGGGCCACCCGGCGGGCCCGGGTCGCCGCCGCCAGCCTGGCCGGCACCCGCCTGCTGCACCTGGCCGACGGCCCCGAACAGGCCGAACGCGACGATCAGCTCGCCGGGGCCGGCCTGCCCGGGCACGACTGGTTGTACGGCCACGGGTCGCCGGCCCGGTCATGACGTCGGCCGTTGATGCCACAGCGCCACCAGCTCCACCCGGGACACCAGCCCCAGTTTCTGGAAGATCTGCCGGAGGTGGAAGTTGACCGTGTGCGGGCTGATCCCGGTCCGGCGGGCGATCTGCCGGTTGGTCAGCGCCTGCCCGACCAGGTCGGCGATCTCCCGCTCGCGGGGGCTGAGCGCGGCCCAGTCGACCGGCCCGGGCCGCGCCTCGCGCCGGGGCGGCGCAACCGGCCGGGCCGGTCGCCGTGGTGGCTCGGTGCGCAGGGCGGCGACCGACGCGACCAGCACTCGCAGGTGTTCCTCGATCCGCCGTAGTTCGTCGTCTCGTCCGATCATCACGTGCACGGCCTGCCTCCCCGATCAAAGCCTGTACGCCCGATGGTGGGGTCGCCGTGGGAACAAGACCGCCTACAAGTAGGGGATTGCGCGTCTCCGATTCAGTCGGCCGCCCTCAGCTTCGCCAGGTCGGTGACGACCAGCCGCCGGTAGCCGGTGGTGATCAGGCCGCGGTCACGCAGCTGTTGCAGCGCCTTCTGGATGGTGGCCGGCGCGATCGCGATCATCGCGGCGAGGTCGGTCTGGCTCAGCGCCACCAGCAGTTCGACGCTGCCGTCCGGGCGCTGCCGTCCGCAGACCTCGGCGATCTCGGTGAGCAGCCGGGCCAGCCGGACATGGGCCGGGAACGCCGCGAAATCCACCCGCCGCCGGTTGGCCCAGCGCAGCTGCCTGGTCATCGCGGCGGCGATCAGGGCGGCCGCGTCGGACCGCTGCCGCAGGAACGCGCTGAAGTCGCCCCGGCTCAGCTGGCCGACGGTGAGCGGGCCGCAGGCGATCACCGTGGCGTTGCGGGGCTCGCCGGTGAGCGCCCCGATCTCGCCGACCACCTCACCGGGCAGCCGGATGCCGAGCAGGGTCTCGACGCCCTCGACCGAGGTGGTGACCTTGACGAAGCCGTCGATCAACAGCAGCACGTGGGTGTCGCGGGAGCCCTCACGCAGGACCGTGCGGCCGGCTTCGAGGGTGCGCTGCACACTGCTCCGGACCAGCGCCTCGGCGACCTCGGGACGCAGACTGCCGAGAAACG of the Actinoplanes sichuanensis genome contains:
- a CDS encoding FAD-dependent monooxygenase encodes the protein MPDPRIAVLVVGAGLTGCVLALELAHHGIPSMVVERAARIPRQPELNLVSGRSMELLRRLGLAERIREHGTDPDSRAAVVWSRSIDEPPVLVTETPSPGELRRRYADTADGSTPVEPYTLVTGTGLTTGLRGAVREHPLIDLREGWTFTDLRAGPDRTVATVLDGGSRSRHAIETGYLVGCDGAQSTVRRCLGVPLDTATAPAYHCTIHFRTGQLGDPFAGQSTVIASGVTLSRQSGSDVWIGQLPLDQGDSAVTDPAALLHRRLGVRLDAEQILGVTQWQETLGIVGTYRRDAVYLAGQSAHPFHPPGHTVDTCLGDAVDLGWKLAATIGGWAGPGLLGSYETERRQRAVLARESLSRSLSARQRFRRLAAAGASADHLAGVLRTEPPQMDPSGTLPGSGFRTSEVVWREAGDPLPGVRPGSRLPALRTNDGRQLYDLLGPRFTLLDLTDGQDGRELADIACARGVPTVHLAVRDASVRARAGCGLLLVRPDQHVAWRGTGRPSGWDDVLDVVTGRRAQDPAIT
- a CDS encoding FAD-dependent monooxygenase, with the protein product MATRIVVVGAGIGGLAVAAALGRRGMRCLLLERGPAPALAGGGIQIAPNGAAVLHRLGLADELAAAVRPAVRELRRWRDDTPIGAVPLGADAQRRYGSPYYALRRSELCLMLLGAANRHAEVRLNAPCTAVEDLGDRAAVVLADGSRLTADLVIGADGLRSVVRRTVVADPLRYSGYTVYRGLAPARRLPRHGDRVIVRLGPGRHCVSYPVDGGHTINVVAAVAAATPVRAAREVPAAEVLGQFAGWHPAVRALLAAAHHFDRHGLYDRSRPAWRRGRVVLLGDAAHPLLPFLAQGACQALEDAVALAENGLIGYEEARATRRARVAAASLAGTRLLHLADGPEQAERDDQLAGAGLPGHDWLYGHGSPARS
- a CDS encoding amidohydrolase family protein, whose product is MTVVDFHARLVPGATEPENLLAVMDAAGIDRAAISAGGLIPLDRLAAQIDEGGRAEAAADNEGVRRAARRSGGRLLPFFFADPVNDLSTYRSEAVDFKGLEISPAVHGGRLDDPSVHDLVAVAETAGHPVYLVTVARPGAGPRDLARLAGRFPRVTFVWGHCGHHGLGLAGLDVLAGCPNVLAEISGCLTVTARRAVTRLGVGRVLFGTEYPLQAPAVELCKVDALGLDPAGRSAVLGGNARRVLGEEIR
- a CDS encoding helix-turn-helix domain-containing protein encodes the protein MIGRDDELRRIEEHLRVLVASVAALRTEPPRRPARPVAPPRREARPGPVDWAALSPREREIADLVGQALTNRQIARRTGISPHTVNFHLRQIFQKLGLVSRVELVALWHQRPTS
- a CDS encoding Crp/Fnr family transcriptional regulator, which encodes MTAGIPRRDHTWAAGTFLGSLRPEVAEALVRSSVQRTLEAGRTVLREGSRDTHVLLLIDGFVKVTTSVEGVETLLGIRLPGEVVGEIGALTGEPRNATVIACGPLTVGQLSRGDFSAFLRQRSDAAALIAAAMTRQLRWANRRRVDFAAFPAHVRLARLLTEIAEVCGRQRPDGSVELLVALSQTDLAAMIAIAPATIQKALQQLRDRGLITTGYRRLVVTDLAKLRAAD
- a CDS encoding helix-turn-helix transcriptional regulator, with amino-acid sequence MTDHIIGRARELAIIREALDETRAGIGGCHVILGPPGIGKSRILRAAGDYADGRDIAVAAREAFRHDLAAPLVSLAGALLQCSPPTGEFAWLAGPAEADSGNHARIHRLRTSLERYAADNPLLIVLDDAQWLDELSALAVRELVPALASSPVRWLLAGRPGEDGTPGTETLNWLARFGSPITLGVFGETETKELCESVIGASVDKTVEALVPGCGGNPLLIEELLSALRDSGQLVVADGIATVTGEDLPGSFVSIINGRLERLSTDARWLLRATSVLGRPFDLEAAGRLTDRRPTGLFDLVDEVTEAGMLVEDQDGLTFRHDQVRLAVQSGLGAMKARQLHREAAAMAVESGRPTAEIAAHLLRSGPAGTREAVELLRDTAARVAPDSPADAAELMQLALDAMGRHDPERPEMVAATVRLLASAAKVARAQELGEAALRAGLDPPTRAYLHLGLAEACKHAGHNARAAEYAEDGLAGPAASPPTRARLHAIHAHATFYLDDFTTADRAGAAADAIGREHEPGAAVFGLTARSLVAQAQGRLGDSLDHASAATELADRAGGTARHRHPRIWLANALTSLDRFDEAQRELGAARREAERLGTRWAQPLLHYYLSALLTARGRLDDAAAEADAGVTVAEQETAHQLIVPLLGTLIRLAVLRRDLGQARAHIERVAGLIASGITAPPEDVEWPRAMLFVAEGSAPAAVSAAAPIYDTLRDRPTLIVQRPTAAGALVRMALAAGRRDRAAIVVDSAARLAVANPDSRAAAGSAAHAAGLLDQDPQRLAVAVTRFRAAGRSLALASALADLAVLTRRRDEHYEEAMELSAEFGAYSIRARLDAGFGAAAGSGIARTPILPLLTRVEREVALLVADGMTNTQVADRLWKSPHTVDTHLRKIFKKQDIRSRVELAKLVAEERARFPGDT
- a CDS encoding phenylacetate--CoA ligase family protein, coding for MNTLDVTWADRAGLARLQQDRLATALAAAKRSPFYAGRGVPGSRAELADYPLTTKADLRAGYPFGLLAVDRAELATYHESSGSSGVPTSSYYTPEDWRDLTERYARKHVGIRPDDMFLVRTPYALMITGHLAHAAARYRGATVVPADNRSLAMPYAKVVRLLHDLEVTLTWSLATDTLLWAAAARLAGRAPDRDFPALRALFVGGDPLGPAKKKRIAEIWNAPVVEEYGATETGSLAGECPSGRLHLWADRALFEVYDPDTGRCSPTGRGQLVVTPFQREAMPLLRYNLEDSVEVSDPDCGCGWGLPVVRVLGRSAWTVRDGAAELTQGDVEDLVFGLPAEYGVMFWRARAETDGLRIQIEVAAAHRAAAVRELGDAVDRAYGLPARIESLPPGGLVPERLLTTEPEVVKPRGLFHAGEDWNKALEYY